A region from the Vulpes lagopus strain Blue_001 chromosome 5, ASM1834538v1, whole genome shotgun sequence genome encodes:
- the SF3B6 gene encoding splicing factor 3B subunit 6: MAMQAAKRANIRLPPEVNRILYIRNLPYKITAEEMYDIFGKYGPIRQIRVGNTPETRGTAYVVYEDIFDAKNACDHLSGFNVCNRYLVVLYYNANRAFQKMDTKKKEEQLKLLKEKYGINTDPPK; the protein is encoded by the exons ATGGCTATGCAAGCGGCCAAGAGGGCGAAT atTCGACTTCCACCCGAAGTAAATCggattttatatataagaaatttgCCATACAAAATCACAGCTGAAGAAATGTATGATATATTTGGGAAATATGGACCTATTCGTCAGATCCGAGT GGGGAACACACCTGAAACTAGAGGAACAGCTTATGTGGTCTATGAAGACATCTTTGATGCCAAGAATGCATGTGATCACCTTTCAGGATTCAATGTTTGTAACAGATACCTGGTGGTTTTGTACTATAATGCCAACAGG GCATTTCAGAAGATGGAcacaaagaagaaggaagaacagTTGAAGCTTCTCAAGGAGAAATATGGCATCAACACAGAtccaccaaaataa